The Elgaria multicarinata webbii isolate HBS135686 ecotype San Diego chromosome 1, rElgMul1.1.pri, whole genome shotgun sequence genome has a window encoding:
- the XCR1 gene encoding chemokine XC receptor 1, which translates to MTEPTDYMYEMFTNSTDDYPILSNWCNMDDISKFSAMFTSVLYSLIFLFSLLGNSLVLWVIIKYENLSSLTNLFILNLCITDLAFSFTLPFWAVYHYYGWIFGEFLCKAVSAIFSISYYGGVIFLTIMTILRHLAVADPLSTLRTQTKNYGMLVSMAVWTSSILVVVPEMIYTQVKPYKDGRQNCEYKEPSPWKLVELSQQVIFFLCSFIIISICYIKMLRILLRSRSQRRHRTVRLIFAIVVVFFLSWAPYNVLGLVYDLSSRHVIKLHCQLRKEVFFAFDISRKVAYCHCCLNPVLYVFVGVKFRRHLKLLFKQYSLCHSRIPPSSPKTPSFHIGPYEDASMY; encoded by the coding sequence ATGACTGAACCGACAGACTACATGTACGAGATGTTCACAAATTCAACAGATGATTACCCAATCTTATCTAACTGGTGTAATATGGATGACATATCCAAATTTAGTGCCATGTTTACCAGCGTCCTGTACTCGCTGATTTTTTTGTTCAGTCTGCTTGGAAATAGCCTTGTCTTATGGGTCATTATCAAATATGAAAACCTTTCATCCTTAACGAACCTCTTCATCTTGAACCTTTGCATCACTGATTTGGCCTTCTCTTTCACGCTGCCTTTCTGGGCTGTGTACCATTATTATGGCTGGATTTTTGGCGAGTTTCTCTGCAAGGCTGTGAGCGCCATCTTCTCTATCAGCTACTATGGCGGTGTGATCTTTCTAACCATCATGACCATCCTCCGGCACCTGGCTGTGGCAGATCCCTTGTCAACTTTGAGAACTCAGACAAAGAATTATGGCATGTTAGTGAGCATGGCTGTTTGGACCAGCAGCATCTTAGTTGTGGTCCCTGAAATGATTTATACCCAAGTAAAACCGTACAAGGATGGCAGACAGAACTGTGAGTACAAAGAGCCTTCCCCATGGAAGTTGGTGGAGTTGTCTCAGCAGGTGATTTTCTTTCTGTGTTCCTTCATTATCATTTCAATTTGTTACATCAAGATGCTTAGGATTCTACTTAGATCAAGATCTCAAAGGAGGCATAGGACCGTAAGACTCATATTTGCCATTGTGGTGGTCTTTTTCCTGAGCTGGGCACCTTACAACGTACTTGGTCTTGTATATGATTTGTCCTCCAGACATGTCATCAAGTTACACTGCCAACTCCGCAAGGAGGTTTTCTTCGCTTTCGACATCAGCCGCAAAGTAGCCTATTGCCACTGTTGCCTCAACCCAGTGCTCTACGTCTTTGTCGGGGTGAAATTCAGAAGACATCTGAAACTCCTCTTCAAACAGTACTCTCTGTGCCACAGCAGGATCCCACCCTCCAGCCCTAAAACACCTTCTTTTCATATCGGCCCGTATGAGGATGCATCCATGTACTGA